The proteins below are encoded in one region of Aquisalimonas asiatica:
- a CDS encoding PQQ-dependent sugar dehydrogenase, translating to MTRTLGTVSIALACLALSAATADERGACKDDGELSLPDGFCAQEVATDLGPLGQMAITGDGDIYVAVRDTEDRHGGIVGLRDTTDDGLLDEHVTFGERGATGLALQDDRLYVSERQRILSSPLHPDRLGPGDTPRVIAHDLPDSPTPRALLIRDDALYVGVAAQTRYCESGDNDAAGQDPCEERERAGGIWRFEARETGQSQSRETRFAAGIRDATAMHWNPRDEHLYTVDAVPPASDSQGATASDLLRVPESSDFGWPYCTFSTALDRHLQTVAYGGDGVSDSGCAPFQRPLHPLSGGTEPTALLFYGGHQFPEAYRRAAFIAFNGAGDDGAQARVDLVPLDENGHPSGGQKRFADGFADGDATAPQRLLSLAQGPEGSLFVSDSQEGTIWRVEYRGSEGDID from the coding sequence ATGACACGAACACTCGGGACGGTGTCCATTGCGCTGGCGTGCCTGGCGCTGTCCGCGGCCACGGCGGATGAGCGCGGGGCATGCAAGGATGACGGGGAGCTGTCACTCCCGGACGGATTCTGCGCCCAGGAAGTGGCAACGGACCTGGGGCCGCTCGGGCAGATGGCGATCACCGGCGACGGCGACATCTACGTGGCAGTTCGGGATACCGAAGACCGGCACGGCGGCATTGTCGGCCTCCGTGACACCACCGACGACGGCCTGCTGGATGAACACGTCACGTTCGGCGAGCGGGGCGCCACCGGGCTTGCCCTGCAGGACGACCGCCTGTACGTCAGCGAGCGCCAGCGGATTCTCAGCTCGCCGCTGCACCCCGACCGCCTCGGCCCCGGTGACACGCCGCGGGTCATCGCTCACGATCTGCCGGACAGCCCGACACCCCGGGCGCTCCTGATCCGCGACGATGCGCTCTACGTCGGCGTCGCGGCACAGACGCGGTACTGCGAGTCGGGCGACAACGACGCCGCGGGCCAGGACCCCTGCGAGGAGCGGGAGCGCGCTGGCGGCATATGGCGTTTCGAGGCTCGCGAGACCGGTCAGAGCCAAAGCCGGGAGACCCGGTTTGCCGCCGGGATCCGGGATGCCACGGCCATGCACTGGAACCCCCGGGACGAGCACCTGTACACCGTCGACGCGGTACCGCCGGCGAGCGACAGCCAGGGCGCCACGGCGAGCGACTTGCTCCGTGTGCCGGAGAGTAGCGATTTCGGCTGGCCGTACTGCACATTCAGCACGGCACTGGACCGCCACCTGCAGACTGTTGCCTACGGCGGCGACGGCGTCAGCGATAGCGGTTGCGCCCCGTTCCAGCGACCGCTGCACCCGTTGTCAGGCGGGACGGAGCCAACCGCGCTGCTGTTCTACGGCGGTCACCAGTTCCCGGAGGCGTATCGGCGGGCCGCGTTCATCGCCTTCAACGGCGCCGGCGATGACGGCGCGCAGGCGCGGGTCGATCTGGTGCCGCTGGACGAGAACGGCCATCCGTCCGGGGGTCAGAAACGTTTCGCGGACGGCTTTGCCGACGGGGACGCAACCGCCCCGCAGCGCCTGCTGAGCCTGGCTCAGGGACCCGAGGGCAGCCTGTTCGTGTCCGACAGCCAGGAGGGGACGATCTGGCGCGTCGAATACCGTGGTAGCGAGGGCGACATCGACTGA